A stretch of the Capsicum annuum cultivar UCD-10X-F1 chromosome 8, UCD10Xv1.1, whole genome shotgun sequence genome encodes the following:
- the LOC107839864 gene encoding coatomer subunit delta isoform X2, with translation MVVLAASIISKSGKALVSRQFVDMSRIRIEGYLAAFPKLVGTGKQHTYVETENVRYVYQPIESLYLLLVTNKQSNILEDLETLRLLSKLVPEYSYSLDEEGIGRTAFELIFAFDEVISLGHKENVTVAQVKQYCEMESHEERLHKLVLQNKINETKDVMKRKASEIDKSKIEKNRGEKGGFMSLQSMGSGRIDSGFGSDSGISNTGGSGFGSGSGFGLSPDVDTFSTKSKGRPAASATAPPKGLGMQLGKTQKTNQFLESLKAEGEVIVEDVRPTIGQAKQAAAPLTDPVTLTVEEKINVTLKSEGGLSNFDVQGTLSLQILNQEDAFIQVQIETSGNPAILFKTHPNMNKELFSNENILGLKDPNRPFPAGQGGDGVSLLRWRMQSTDESILPLIINCWPSVSGSETYVNIEYETPAKIDLQNVVISVPLPALREAPNVQQIDGEWRYDSRNSVLEWSVLLIDNSNRSGSLEFVVPAADPAVFFPISVRFTASRTFSDVKVVNVLPLKGGATPKYSQRTVLATETYQVV, from the exons ATG GTTGTTCTAGCGGCTTCGATAATTTCTAAATCTGGCAAAG CTCTTGTCTCGAGGCAGTTTGTTGATATGTCTCGTATAAGAATTGAAGGATATCTTGCAGCTTTTCCCAAATTGGTTGGCACGGGAAAGCAGCATACATATGTTGAGACTGAAAATGTGCGATATGTTTATCAGCCAATAGAATCTCTGTACTTGCTCCTTGTGACCAACAAacagagcaacattcttgaagatttggagacattgaGGCTGCTGTCTAAACTA GTGCCTGAATATTCTTATTCACTAGACGAGGAAGGTATTGGCAGGACAGCTTTTGAGCTTATTTTTGCATTTGATGAAGTGATCTCTCTTGGACACAAGGAAAATGTCACTGTTGCACAAGTCAAGCAGTACTGTGAAATGGAGAGCCACGAGGAGAGATTGCACAAGTTAGTCTTACAGAACAAGATAAATGAAACTAAGGATGTCATGAAGCGTAAAGCCAGTGAGATTGACAAAAGCAAG ATTGAGAAGAACAGAGGTGAAAAAGGAGGTTTCATGTCACTGCAATCCATGGGTTCTGGAAGAATAGATAGTGGCTTTGGCAGCGACTCAGGCATATCTAACACAGGAGGCAGTGGTTTTGGTAGTGGTTCTGGATTTGGTCTAAGCCCTGATGTGGACACGTTTTCCACTAAATCCAAGG GTCGTCCAGCTGCATCTGCTACTGCTCCACCGAAAGGTCTTGGTATGCAGCTAGGTAAAACACAGAAGACCAATCAATTTCTGGAATCCTTAAAAGCTGAGGGTGAAGTAATTGTCGAGGACGTGAGGCCAACCATTGGTCAGGCCAAACAAGCTGCTGCTCCACTAACTGATCCCGTCACATTGACTGTTGAAGAGAAGATTAATGTCACGCTAAAGAGTGAAGGTGGTCTCAGCAATTTCGACGTCCAGGGTACTTTGTCTCTCCAAATTCTGAACCAAGAAGATGCGTTTATCCAAGTGCag ATTGAAACCAGTGGTAATCCAGCAATCCTCTTCAAAACACATCCAAACAtgaacaaggagttgttttcaaatgaaaatattcTAGGCCTTAAAGATCCCAATAGGCCATTTCCCGCAGGTCAAGGTGGTGATGGTGTTAGTCTTTTGAGGTGGAGGATGCAAAGCACAGATGAGTCAATATTGCCTTTGATAA TTAACTGCTGGCCTTCAGTTTCTGGAAGTGAAACCTATGTCAATATTGAGTATGAAACACCCGCAAAAATTGATCTACAAAATGTTGTAATTTCTGTACCCCTCCCAGCTCTCAGGGAGGCTCCAAATGTACAACAGATAGACGGAGAGTGGAG GTATGATTCCAGAAATTCTGTTTTGGAGTGGTCTGTACTTCTCATTGACAATTCAAACCGCAG TGGATCACTAGAATTTGTTGTTCCAGCAGCTGATCCGGCGGTGTTCTTCCCAATTTCTGTACGTTTTACTGCCTCGAGAACCTTCAGTGACGTGAAG GTTGTCAATGTTCTGCCTCTAAAAGGTGGAGCTACTCCCAAGTATTCTCAAAGAACAGTGCTGGCCACGGAGACTTACCAAGTTGTGTGA
- the LOC107839864 gene encoding coatomer subunit delta isoform X1, giving the protein MVVLAASIISKSGKALVSRQFVDMSRIRIEGYLAAFPKLVGTGKQHTYVETENVRYVYQPIESLYLLLVTNKQSNILEDLETLRLLSKLVPEYSYSLDEEGIGRTAFELIFAFDEVISLGHKENVTVAQVKQYCEMESHEERLHKLVLQNKINETKDVMKRKASEIDKSKVVQKIEKNRGEKGGFMSLQSMGSGRIDSGFGSDSGISNTGGSGFGSGSGFGLSPDVDTFSTKSKGRPAASATAPPKGLGMQLGKTQKTNQFLESLKAEGEVIVEDVRPTIGQAKQAAAPLTDPVTLTVEEKINVTLKSEGGLSNFDVQGTLSLQILNQEDAFIQVQIETSGNPAILFKTHPNMNKELFSNENILGLKDPNRPFPAGQGGDGVSLLRWRMQSTDESILPLIINCWPSVSGSETYVNIEYETPAKIDLQNVVISVPLPALREAPNVQQIDGEWRYDSRNSVLEWSVLLIDNSNRSGSLEFVVPAADPAVFFPISVRFTASRTFSDVKVVNVLPLKGGATPKYSQRTVLATETYQVV; this is encoded by the exons ATG GTTGTTCTAGCGGCTTCGATAATTTCTAAATCTGGCAAAG CTCTTGTCTCGAGGCAGTTTGTTGATATGTCTCGTATAAGAATTGAAGGATATCTTGCAGCTTTTCCCAAATTGGTTGGCACGGGAAAGCAGCATACATATGTTGAGACTGAAAATGTGCGATATGTTTATCAGCCAATAGAATCTCTGTACTTGCTCCTTGTGACCAACAAacagagcaacattcttgaagatttggagacattgaGGCTGCTGTCTAAACTA GTGCCTGAATATTCTTATTCACTAGACGAGGAAGGTATTGGCAGGACAGCTTTTGAGCTTATTTTTGCATTTGATGAAGTGATCTCTCTTGGACACAAGGAAAATGTCACTGTTGCACAAGTCAAGCAGTACTGTGAAATGGAGAGCCACGAGGAGAGATTGCACAAGTTAGTCTTACAGAACAAGATAAATGAAACTAAGGATGTCATGAAGCGTAAAGCCAGTGAGATTGACAAAAGCAAGGTAGTTCAGAAG ATTGAGAAGAACAGAGGTGAAAAAGGAGGTTTCATGTCACTGCAATCCATGGGTTCTGGAAGAATAGATAGTGGCTTTGGCAGCGACTCAGGCATATCTAACACAGGAGGCAGTGGTTTTGGTAGTGGTTCTGGATTTGGTCTAAGCCCTGATGTGGACACGTTTTCCACTAAATCCAAGG GTCGTCCAGCTGCATCTGCTACTGCTCCACCGAAAGGTCTTGGTATGCAGCTAGGTAAAACACAGAAGACCAATCAATTTCTGGAATCCTTAAAAGCTGAGGGTGAAGTAATTGTCGAGGACGTGAGGCCAACCATTGGTCAGGCCAAACAAGCTGCTGCTCCACTAACTGATCCCGTCACATTGACTGTTGAAGAGAAGATTAATGTCACGCTAAAGAGTGAAGGTGGTCTCAGCAATTTCGACGTCCAGGGTACTTTGTCTCTCCAAATTCTGAACCAAGAAGATGCGTTTATCCAAGTGCag ATTGAAACCAGTGGTAATCCAGCAATCCTCTTCAAAACACATCCAAACAtgaacaaggagttgttttcaaatgaaaatattcTAGGCCTTAAAGATCCCAATAGGCCATTTCCCGCAGGTCAAGGTGGTGATGGTGTTAGTCTTTTGAGGTGGAGGATGCAAAGCACAGATGAGTCAATATTGCCTTTGATAA TTAACTGCTGGCCTTCAGTTTCTGGAAGTGAAACCTATGTCAATATTGAGTATGAAACACCCGCAAAAATTGATCTACAAAATGTTGTAATTTCTGTACCCCTCCCAGCTCTCAGGGAGGCTCCAAATGTACAACAGATAGACGGAGAGTGGAG GTATGATTCCAGAAATTCTGTTTTGGAGTGGTCTGTACTTCTCATTGACAATTCAAACCGCAG TGGATCACTAGAATTTGTTGTTCCAGCAGCTGATCCGGCGGTGTTCTTCCCAATTTCTGTACGTTTTACTGCCTCGAGAACCTTCAGTGACGTGAAG GTTGTCAATGTTCTGCCTCTAAAAGGTGGAGCTACTCCCAAGTATTCTCAAAGAACAGTGCTGGCCACGGAGACTTACCAAGTTGTGTGA
- the LOC107879401 gene encoding uncharacterized protein LOC107879401, with amino-acid sequence MDKFVPLPLPYYFAILLPHSHGMGVKIEEYELTCNCNYRLYNVTFETSVTRSASTVSAWINKIEIANESRLHRLIVGLDVEWRPNFNPIRIASDEKKLWEDYGLQVSNTVDLREWAPAELNEKRLLKAGLRYLGKEVAGIEIAKPKSVTVSDWDQRWLTSKQICYACLDAGRLLSAWY; translated from the exons ATGGATAAATTTGTCCCTCTTCCGTTACCCTACTATTTCGCGATTCTTCTTCCCCATAGTCATGGCATGGGCGTGAAGATAGAAGAATACGAATTGACATGCAACTGTAACTACAGGCTATACAACGTCACCTTCGAAACCAGCGTTACTCGTTCTGCTTCTACTGTATCCGCATGGATCAACAAAATCGAAATCGCTAACGAATCTCGTCTCCACCGTCTGATCGTCGGACTCGACGTCGAATGGCGTCCGAACTTCAACCCG ATTCGTATTGCTAGTGATGAGAAAAAGTTGTGGGAGGATTATGGACTTCAAGTGTCGAACACGGTTGATCTAAGGGAATGGGCGCCGGCGGAGCTGAATGAGAAGAGGCTACTGAAGGCAGGGCTGAGATATTTAGGGAAGGAAGTTGCGGGAATTGAGATTGCGAAGCCGAAGAGCGTGACGGTCAGTGATTGGGATCAACGTTGGCTTACCTCTAAGCAGATATGTTATGCTTGCCTTGATGCTGGGAGACTCTTAAGTGCTTGgtattag